GGAAAACGAACGCTTTGGATTCCTGGTACAGACCATGCCGCAATTGCCACACAATCAAAAGTAGAAAAAGAATTGATAAAACGAGAGAAGAAAAACCGTCACGATTTAGGACGTGAAGAATTTCTCATTCGTGTGCAGGAATTTGCACAAAAATCGCATGACACGATTGTTACGCAAGTAAAAAAAATAGGTGCTTCACTCGATTGGTCACGCGAGGCATTTACTCTCGATGATACCCGCGCTCATGCCGTACGTACTGTATTTAAAAATATGTACGATGCTGGTCTTATTTATCGCGGTAATCGTACAGTCAACTGGGATCCTAAAGGACAGACAGTGATTTCAGATGACGAGATTGTATATGAAGAACGAACCGAAAAGTTCTACTACTTTAAATACGGCCCATTTGTTATTGGTACTGCACGACCCGAGACAAAGTTTTCTGATAAGTATGTAGTGATGCATCCTGACGATAAGCGCTATAGTAAGTACAAACACGGACAAACTATTAAAGTTGAGTGGATTAACGGCCCAATAACTGCAACCATAATAAAAGATGAAGCAAGCGATCCTGAAATGGGTACGGGTGTAATGACCATCACTCCATGGCACTCAGCAGTTGACTTTGATATTGCTAAAAAGCATGACCTCGAAATGGAACAAATTATCGACCAGTACGGAAAACTCTTACCAGTGGCTGAAGAATTTGCTGGTATGAAGATTCTCGAGGCACGTGAAAAGATAGTTGAAAAACTTGAGGGAAAAGGGCTCGTAGAAAAAATCGATGAAGCGTATGTCCACAATATACCGACTGCCGAGCGCAGTGGTGGGCTAGTGGAACCACAAGTAATGCGGCAGTGGTTTATCGATGTTAATAAGCCATTCACTCTTCCCCACTCGGAAATTAATGGTATTCCTTCGGGTTCAGAAACAACACTCAAAGAAATAATGCACACGACTGTAACAAGTGGGCAAATTTCAGTACTCCCTGAGCGCTTTGAAAAAACATACCACCACTGGATTAATAACCTTCGTGACTGGAATATTTCGCGACAATTATGGTACGGACACCGTATTCCAGTATGGTACAAAAAACAAAGCGGAGAGATAACAAATCCAGGGAAAGAAGAACTACTAGTAGCGCCA
This genomic stretch from Candidatus Kaiserbacteria bacterium harbors:
- a CDS encoding valine--tRNA ligase, producing the protein MHDEQPNIPEKFLKPYNPAESEETIYKQWEDSDYFNPDVCIEKGVTDKDAEYFSIVLPPPNVTGTLHLGHALESSLQDTFVRFNRMLGKRTLWIPGTDHAAIATQSKVEKELIKREKKNRHDLGREEFLIRVQEFAQKSHDTIVTQVKKIGASLDWSREAFTLDDTRAHAVRTVFKNMYDAGLIYRGNRTVNWDPKGQTVISDDEIVYEERTEKFYYFKYGPFVIGTARPETKFSDKYVVMHPDDKRYSKYKHGQTIKVEWINGPITATIIKDEASDPEMGTGVMTITPWHSAVDFDIAKKHDLEMEQIIDQYGKLLPVAEEFAGMKILEAREKIVEKLEGKGLVEKIDEAYVHNIPTAERSGGLVEPQVMRQWFIDVNKPFTLPHSEINGIPSGSETTLKEIMHTTVTSGQISVLPERFEKTYHHWINNLRDWNISRQLWYGHRIPVWYKKQSGEITNPGKEELLVAPEFTPDDSWEQDPDTLDTWFSSGLWTFSTLGWPADTDDLKAYHPTSLMAPGYEILFFWVARMILMTGFNLGTIPFKTVYLHGMLRAKDGRKFSKSLNNGVDPLEIVEKYGADALRFALVIGVTPGNDMKFDEAQVNAYKKFANKLWNITRFIFTETSGHDHATVPTLTARDEEVLKELNETTAFMTEHLKKHRIDLAADKIYQYLWHEVADVILEESKPLLKDGSDIEKKSRQWLLYEILTQSLKTLHPFMPFITEEIWQSLPHKESDMLMVAKWPTTK